From one Lolium rigidum isolate FL_2022 chromosome 4, APGP_CSIRO_Lrig_0.1, whole genome shotgun sequence genomic stretch:
- the LOC124707013 gene encoding probable plastid-lipid-associated protein 3, chloroplastic, protein MAPLFASCHAAHASLLLLSPNPTAAAAAARVRVGGLRVRRPRLLRLAAGGTPPNAGIPDPTVDDDEWGREPPASPSPNSRPVVADEWGEPGVLEPEQPSGADTPTNDDEWGGDPKPTPTPAPAPEEDGVLEELKRCLADTVYGSGLGLQASAEVRGEVVELVAQLEAANPTTAPVQAPDLLDGNWILLYTAYSELLPILLAGATPFSKVEKISQEIDSRSMTIVNASTISTPFASFSFSATASFEAQSPSRIEVQFKEGSFQPPEISSSVNLPNQIAIFGQKISLESVQQLLNPLQQAFASIAGSISGQPPLKVPIPGNNRAKSWLLTTYLDKDLRISRGDGGGLFVLAKAGSSLLD, encoded by the exons ATGGCTCCCCTCTTCGCCTCCTGCCACGCCGCCCACGCGTCCCTCCTACTCCTCTCCCccaaccccaccgccgccgccgccgccgcgcgtgtcCGCGTCGGCGGCCTCCGGGTCAGGCGgccccgcctcctccgcctcgccGCGGGGGGCACTCCCCCCAACGCAGGGATCCCCGACCCCACGGTCGACGACGACGAATGGGGCCGTGAGCCCCCCGCCTCCCCGTCGCCCAACTCGCGCCCCGTCGTCGCCGACGAGTGGGGCGAGCCAGGCGTGCTCGAGCCCGAGCAGCCCTCCGGCGCCGATACCCCCACCAACGACGACGAGTGGGGCGGCGACCCCAAGCCCACGCCcacgccggctccggctccggaggAGGACGGCGTGCTGGAGGAGCTGAAGCGGTGCTTGGCGGACACCGTGTACGGCTCCGGCCTGGGCCTCCAGGCGTCCGCGGAGGTCAGGGGCGAGGTCGTGGAGCTCGTGGCCCAGCTCGAGGCCGCCAATCCCACCACCGCGCCCGTCCAGGCGCCCGACCTCCTCGACGGGAACTGGATACTGCT GTACACGGCGTATTCTGAGCTCTTGCCGATTCTGCTGGCTGGGGCAACACCATTCTCCAAAGTTGAGAAGATATCCCAAGAAATCGACTCGAGAAGCATGACGATAGTCAACGCTTCAACTATTTCGACTCCATTCGCTTCATTTTCGTTCAGCGCAACTGCTTCTTTTGAGGCACAAAGTCCTTCAAGGATCGAG GTCCAATTCAAAGAGGGGAGCTTCCAGCCACCGGAGATATCATCATCAGTCAATCTTCCTAACCAAATCGCCATATTCGGGCAGAAGATCAGCCTGGAGTCTGTCCAGCAGCTGCTGAATCCTCTGCAGCAAGCCTTTGCTAGCATCGCCGGGTCCATCTCTGGGCAGCCACCCCTCAAGGTACCAATTCCCGGCAACAACAGGGCCAAGTCCTGGCTTTTGACAACCTACCTGGACAAAGACCTGAGGATTTCTAGAGGTGATGGAGGCGGCCTATTTGTTCTTGCCAAAGCGGGGAGCTCTTTACTAGATTGA